A genomic region of Pirellulales bacterium contains the following coding sequences:
- a CDS encoding MBL fold metallo-hydrolase: MALQLQTIDIRGRLIFLGTGTSVGVPCVGCGCSTCTSGNAKNQRTRCSLLLGLPEGNLLIDTTPDLRSQLLREKVGIVHAVLYTHEHADHVFGLDDVRLFPHYLGHALPVYCEDFVEARIRKSFDYAFTEDNHGCGGGVPQLDIRRINLKPFTLLGQPIIPIRLWHGKFQVLGFRIGNIAYCTDTNGIPPESLAQLAGLDVLILDALRQRPHVSHYSLDQAIAVAKQLRPQRTFFTHMCHDLEHEATNAALPAGMELAYDGLQLQLS; encoded by the coding sequence ATGGCCCTGCAACTGCAAACCATCGATATCCGCGGGCGGTTGATCTTCCTGGGGACCGGAACATCGGTTGGGGTGCCCTGCGTGGGTTGCGGCTGTTCGACCTGCACCAGCGGCAACGCCAAGAATCAACGAACCCGCTGCTCGTTATTGTTGGGTTTGCCCGAGGGGAATTTACTAATCGACACCACGCCCGATCTGCGCAGCCAACTGTTGCGCGAAAAAGTTGGCATCGTGCATGCCGTGTTGTATACGCACGAACATGCTGACCACGTGTTTGGCTTGGACGATGTGCGGTTATTTCCACACTATCTGGGGCACGCGCTGCCGGTGTACTGCGAAGATTTTGTTGAGGCGCGAATTCGCAAATCGTTTGATTACGCCTTCACGGAAGATAACCACGGCTGTGGAGGCGGCGTTCCGCAATTAGACATCCGACGAATTAACCTGAAACCGTTTACGTTGTTGGGGCAACCAATCATCCCCATCCGATTGTGGCACGGCAAGTTTCAAGTCTTGGGCTTCCGAATCGGCAACATCGCTTACTGCACCGATACCAACGGCATCCCGCCCGAAAGCCTTGCTCAACTGGCTGGTCTGGACGTGCTGATTTTGGACGCTTTGCGCCAACGGCCCCACGTTTCGCATTACAGTTTGGATCAGGCCATCGCGGTGGCGAAACAATTGCGCCCCCAGCGCACATTCTTCACGCACATGTGCCACGATTTGGAACACGAAGCCACGAACGCCGCACTGCCCGCCGGCATGGAACTGGCGTACGACGGCTTACAGCTTCAACTCAGTTAG